Proteins from a single region of Theobroma cacao cultivar B97-61/B2 chromosome 10, Criollo_cocoa_genome_V2, whole genome shotgun sequence:
- the LOC18585909 gene encoding putative receptor-like protein kinase At3g47110 yields MFPSRVLPFLMHGMGGCFLVAKLCPFGEDSESECYSFQPSDLPCGPLMDEVSSFPAGANESFSVILPRPGQPILKPFLDVREMGGHGQQLNQLVAQFNSSPKLIFFEENGVPEFCIGLGERKTDRIALLSIKDQLVGAYPGALDSWNASLHFCEWQGVTCGSRHQRVTALDLDGLKLDLQGNIPKEVGYLRRLRVFELFRNNLHGTIPVELANCSNLLTIRLSHNNLTGEVPFQLGDSSKLIVLSLGANNLIGGWNGIGGSVPNNLGNLKNLQQFMIAGNYLGNGNTGDLDFLSSLSNCSLLQILDLEANRLGGPLPESIGNLSIQLNMLFMGWNQISGNIPEGIGNLVSLTLLHLPRNALEGTLPTSLGKLRNLERLFLEAKEKLVAVKVLNLQNRGAAKSFMAECKALGKVRHRNVLKIITSCSSIDYQGKDFKALVFEFIPNWSLDSWLHEQHESSDFGLAKLLSSDTNNMGNDQTEYGMGGAVSPEGDIYGYGTLLLEMITGRRPTDGTFHGGLSLHNFCKMALPERLKEILDFRLLEQISENNERLTS; encoded by the exons ATGTTTCCTAGTCGTGTTTTGCCATTTCTTATGCATGGCATGGGTGGGTGTTTTCTTGTAGCGAAGCTCTGTCCTTTTGGTGAAGACTCAGAAAGTGAATGTTATTCTTTCCAACCTTCTGATCTTCCATGTGGACCTCTCATGGATGAAGTTTCCAGCTTTCCAGCTGGGGCAAACGAGTCGTTTTCAGTTATACTGCCAAGGCCTGGCCAACCAATTCTGAAGCCTTTTTTAGATGTAAGAGAAATGGGAGGACATGGACAGCAATTAAACCAGCTTGTTGCTCAATTCAATTCCTCTCCCAAGCTAATTTTCTTCGAAGAAAATGG GGTCCCTGAATTTTGCATTGGCCTTGGGGAAAGAAAAACTGACAGAATAGCTTTGCTTTCTATAAAGGATCAGCTTGTTGGTGCTTATCCAGGAGCTCTCGATTCATGGAATGCTTCTCTCCACTTCTGTGAGTGGCAAGGTGTTACGTGTGGTAGTCGCCACCAGAGAGTCACTGCTCTGGACTTGGATGGCTTGAAACTTG ATTTGCAAGGTAACATACCTAAGGAAGTTGGCTACCTAAGGCGGTTGCGTGTTTTTGAGCTGTTTCGAAATAATCTCCATGGAACAATCCCTGTGGAGCTTGCCAATTGCTCAAACCTCTTAACAATTCGTTTATCGCATAATAACCTCACTGGGGAAGTTCCTTTCCAGTTGGGTGATTCGTCGAAACTCATCGTACTCTCCTTGGGTGCCAACAATTTGATTGGGG GTTGGAATGGTATCGGCGGATCTGTTCCTAACAATTTGGGAAACCTCAAGAATCTTCAACAGTTCATGATTGCTGGTAACTACTTGGGAAATGGGAACACAGGAGACCTGGATTTTCTTTCTTCGTTGAGCAATTGTAGCCTATTACAAATATTGGATCTAGAGGCGAATCGATTAGGTGGCCCGTTGCCAGAATCCATAGGCAATTTATCAATCCAACTCAACATGCTTTTTATGGGATGGAATCAGATTTCAGGAAATATTCCTGAAGGGATTGGCAATCTCGTAAGCTTAACTCTTCTGCATTTGCCGAGAAATGCCCTGGAGGGGACCCTTCCAACTTCTTTGGGGAAGCTTCGAAATCTTGAAAGATTGTTTCTCG AAGCCAAAGAAAAACTTGTTGCAGTGAAGGTACTTAACCTTCAAAACCGTGGCGCTGCAAAAAGCTTCATGGCTGAATGCAAGGCTTTGGGGAAAGTTCGACATCGGAATGTTCTCAAAATTATAACTTCCTGCTCGAGCATTGATTACCAAGGCAAAGATTTCAAGGCTTTAGTTTTCGAATTCATCCCTAATTGGAGTTTGGACAGTTGGCTTCATGAGCAACATGAGTCAAG TGATTTTGGATTGGCTAAGCTCTTGTCTAGCGACACAAACAATATGGGTAATGATCAAACAG AATATGGCATGGGCGGGGCAGTGTCTCCAGAAGGTGATATTTACGGCTATGGGACTCTGCTCTTGGAAATGATCACCGGAAGGAGACCAACAGATGGTACGTTTCATGGCGGCTTAAGCCTTCACAATTTCTGTAAGATGGCACTACCGGAACGATTGAAGGAGATTCTCGATTTTCGCTTGCTCGAACAAATTAGTGAAAACAATGAGAGATTAACAAGTTAG
- the LOC18585910 gene encoding anthranilate synthase alpha subunit 1, chloroplastic, producing MAMQSSLAFSHRLVPSRNRLSQVPVIRMPPAPTCFRTSVKCRSSLSSSSLVADETKFAEAAKKGNLVPLYRCIFSDQLTPVLAYRCLVKEDDRDAPSFLFESVEPGSRVTSVGRYSVVGAQPTMEIVAKENKVMVMDHEEGCLTEDVVEDPMLIPTRISENWKPQLIDDLPDAFCGGWIGYFSYDTVRYVEKKKLPFSKAPQDDRNLPDIHLGLYNDVIVFDHVEKKAYVIHWVRLDRHSSVEKAYSVGVEHLEKLVSRVQNVDPPKLSPGSIDLQTHHFGPSLKKSNMESEEFKGAVLQAKEHILAGDIFQIVLSQRFERRTFADPFEIYRALRVVNPSPYMAYLQARGCILVASSPEILTRVKKNKIVNRPLAGTSRRGKTPAEDELAEKQLLSNEKECAEHIMLVDLGRNDVGKVSKYGSVKVEKLMNIERYSHVMHMSSTVIGELHDHLSSWDALRAALPVGTVSGAPKVKAMELIDELEVTRRGPYSGGFGGISFTGDLDIALALRTMVFTTGTRYDTMYSYKDAGRRQEWVAHLQAGAGIVADSDPDAEHRECQSKAAGLARSIDLAESAFVNK from the exons ATGGCAATGCAGAGTAGCCTCGCATTCTCCCACCGACTGGTTCCTTCGAGAAACCGGCTTTCTCAGGTTCCGGTTATCCGCATGCCTCCGGCTCCAACTTGTTTTCGTACTTCAGTGAAATGCAGGAGCTCTCTGTCAAGCTCATCTCTTg TTGCTGATGAAACGAAGTTTGCTGAGGCAGCGAAGAAGGGAAATTTGGTGCCCCTTTACCGTTGCATTTTCTCTGATCAGCTTACTCCGGTGCTTGCATACCGGTGTTTGGTTAAAGAAGATGATAGGGATGCTccaagttttctttttgagtCAGTGGAGCCTGGTTCTCGGGTTACAAGTGTT GGCCGTTATAGTGTGGTTGGGGCTCAACCAACAATGGAAATTGTGGCGAAAGAAAACAAGGTTATGGTTATGGATCATGAGGAAGGATGTTTGACTGAGGACGTTGTTGAAGATCCGATGTTGATTCCAACGAGAATCTCGGAGAACTGGAAACCCCAACTTATTGATGATCTTCCTGATGCATTTTGTG GTGGATGGATTGGTTATTTCTCATATGATACAGTTCGCTATgtggagaagaaaaagcttccATTCTCAAAGGCACCACAAGATGACAGAAACCTCCCAGACATACATCTAGGGCTCTACAATGACGTGATTGTATTTGATCATGTGGAAAAG AAAGCATATGTAATTCACTGGGTGAGGCTTGATCGACACTCCTCTGTGGAAAAAGCTTACAGTGTTGGAGTTGAGCACCTAGAGAAGTTGGTGTCTAGAGTGCAGAATGTTGACCC CCCAAAGCTATCTCCAGGCTCTATTGATTTACAAACTCACCATTTTGGCCCTTCTTTGAAGAAGTCAAATATGGAAAGTGAAGAATTTAAGGGGGCTGTCCTACAGGCAAAAGAACATATTCTGGCAGGGGATATTTTCCAGATTGTATTAAGTCAACGTTTTGAACGGCGAACATTTGCTGACCCCTTTGAAATATATAGGGCTTTGAGAGTTGTGAATCCAAGTCCATATATGGCTTACTTGCAA GCTAGAGGATGTATTCTAGTTGCTTCAAGTCCGGAAATTCTCACCAGGGTGAAGAAG AACAAGATTGTGAATAGGCCATTGGCGGGAACATCAAGGAGAGGAAAGACACCTGCTGAAGATGAGCTAGCAGAAAAGCAGTTGCTAAGTAATGAAAAGGAATGCGCAGAACACATCATGCTTGTTGATTTGGGACGCAATGATGTTGGAAAG GTCTCCAAATATGGTTCTGTGAAGGTGGAGAAGCTGATGAATATTGAACGATATTCACATGTTATGCACATGAGCTCCACG GTTATTGGGGAGTTGCATGATCATCTCAGTAGTTGGGATGCCCTGCGCGCTGCACTTCCTGTTGGAACTGTTAGCGGAGCACCAAAG GTGAAGGCCATGGAGCTAATTGATGAGCTTGAGGTGACCAGGCGAGGCCCTTACAGTGGAGGATTTGGGGGCATCTCCTTTACTGGTGATTTGGATATTGCTTTGGCTCTCAGGACCATGGTATTCACAACCGGAACCCGCTATGACACAATGTACTCCTACAAAGATGCTGGTAGGCGCCAGGAATGGGTAGCTCATCTTCAAGCTGGCGCTGGTATAGTGGCAGACAGTGATCCGGATGCCGAGCACCGTGAATGCCAGAGCAAGGCCGCTGGCCTTGCTCGTTCCATTGACTTGGCAGAGTCTGCATTCGTTAACAAATGA